The following DNA comes from Megalobrama amblycephala isolate DHTTF-2021 linkage group LG20, ASM1881202v1, whole genome shotgun sequence.
CGTCTTGACTGCcgtacagtctgacattaaTGACGTCTAAGATCCTACAGTGTGACATGACTTACAGCAGggatcatgttcgtacagtctgacaagcaacagtCATAAAGGTAAATGGCTTAAATCGTGCACACTATATGATAATTCGTTCCTgtgatttactaaattgtggcCACATTCATTCCCTTGTTTTAGTTAAATCAAAACGAGGGAATGAATAAGTTTAACATGgccacgatttactaaaacaagagAACAAATTCTTAATTCGTGGGAATGAATTCTTAATTTGTGGCAACATTtcttcttctctgatgatgtgtttagtggcgtgagggcgggacaacctgtcactcacatgagatcacagcaatagcagacCACAACAATTCAATCAATTCCCGACAGACAAAAtaaagtcccgccctacattttttcttgcttGAGAAGCCGTTTTACTTTGCGTTAGGTCatgattacatttttagtattgatttgttccaggaatacatttttaaagtaatgcaCACGGACACATTGCTCTTCCTTATAAATAGTTTTTGGTGCAGTGAACAGTCTTAAGTACAttcttgtttttgttctttgtcTAATACATTAATCGGGAAGTATTTTAATTACTGtatagatgaattttaaaagtttgaatCGAATGAATGTTGAGTACATCGAATAAAATTGCTTTTGAATTAAACCAGAATCAGTTTGCTGTCAATTCAAAGATTCACATCCCTTCACTGCACTTGCTAAAGTAGTACTGCTCAGAGGCAGATCAAAGAAATTATAAGATGCAATCAGTCATCATGACATCAGTCTGATTAGGTCTCTAAAATATTCGTTCTGGCTAGTTTGTGACTAATAATATGAATGACAAGAAATAAGAAATACTTATTGTAATAGTAATTGAATAACAATTCAGTAAATTatttaacataatatataaattgaaACATACCAATATACTAGCCAGGTACATAAATTGTCCAACTTTTTGTGATTATCAGCATTTGCATTTGCGATTGTCAGATTAACAGAGGTGTTATCTCTCCCATTGTGTTAGCTCCAGAATGCTGTTATTCTGAgcggatttcaaataaatacaaaaattttttttattattgaatatAATGTGTATTTCTGTAATGAAACTGTAATGAACTACTAACTGATATTTTGAATGGTTGGAGTATTGCTTTATGCTTTAATTTTCATTGCAAGACTGTAAACAACACACCCGTCTTGGACATAGATGGCATTATGTTTTATGAGTTACTTTCTCAGTGTCACTTATTTCTTTAATAAATCATCTCACATAAGCATCATTGTATTGGATAACTATAGAACAAGCAGACATTATCTTTTTGTAACAATCAATTTGAACATAAAACAACAGTCTTATGTGCCTGGCTTAGTCTGTTTTCCTACGAGCAGCAGGAATTTACATGTGGTCATTTGTAGACATTGACAAAACATTCTCACTGAGCTGCTAATGTCTGTATCCGCCCTGTCTGTAGCTTCcagatttatttatattcaattataatgtgatagatagatagatagatagatagatagatcagatAGATTGATACATAGATCGATACATAGATCGATACATAGATTGATAAAGTCTACAATATAAgcaaaatatacaatatacacaCCTACATGTATGATAAATAGACAacttaaaagaatatactttaTAGACAAGTAAATCTTGCACAACAAATTGTTCTGACACACACAATATGCACAGTATGcacaaaaaagtacattttgctcatgtattatatttcacaaaaacatAATGTCTGAAATTGGATGATCCCATCCATAATTACCCATCTAGATAAGATTGAATGTCCACATTGTTTTTAGCACGTACTGCACTGTTGTTGCTTGTTCAGATTCTTGCCAATACAGCACATTAATAAAACTGAGTGCAGATATAAGAGTGTGCCAAATCTTTGGGATTATCATTTAGTTAGTGTTATGATTGTAGGATATGATCTATGATACTGTCTTTAGTAATACAAAGTCattatgattatatataataattaaaatccTAGAATTTTGCTTGTGCTGGTTATTGATTATGGTTTCAGCATTTGTGTGGCATTGTCACTACTAAAAAAATGTATCGGTTCATGTTAAAAGTAACCTCCGGAACAATTTGGACCTTTTACCTTATGTAAAGGTGCAGTATGGGGCAATGGGCCACTTTTTTCATAGCACACCACTCTTTGTAAGACTTACATTAATAATGCATGTTAAAGGGACTGCAGTGAACAGAGTGCAGGACAGGTGAACAAGATGCAAAGCAaacactttctctctctgtctttctctctctctctctctttctctcatgcacatgcatatacacatacatatacaaacACAGGGAGAAATATGACCACAATCTGCAAAGGCTCCATATAGACAGAGTCTCACTGGTTAGGGGAGAGTTTGAATTATGGGTGTTGGGCGGCGCATCAGAGTCCATCACTTCATCACCACTGAAGAGCCTGCGCTGCTGGCAGAAACGGAGACTGATGGGCTGCTACATCCTCCAGTTGTAAACCAAAAGGGCTGCAGACTTTATCTTTATTTAGGGTGTTCTTTTGAAATACTGTGGAAATACAgtgtcatatatatatgtatacagaCACTGTATTTCCACAtgtattatatacattttaaaatgtatataatatatatatatatatatattctccaTATGTGCAGTCTTTAATCTACTGCATAGTAACGAGGGATGGCGCTGAGGAGAGGACGAGAGAGACATAAAGAGGCTGGATTTTTAGCAGACAAAGATGAAAGAGTTCCAGGTGCTAAAGCAAAATACAGACaatgcaactacatgtcagagCATTCTGCTCCGCTCTCTTCTCATctcttgttttctctctctgtggACTTAAAGTCCTATTTTGGGCACTACACTGGACGCCTATGGCTCTTTGTATGCCTCTGGGCGGCAGCCAAGATCTCCTTGGTGTGTCTGTTCTGGTTTAGAACACGGCTGTCTCCAGGGGCCCTCTGACATCGGCCGACATCTCTGCCAACTAAAAGCGGCTCCACAATTCACTCCAATCAATCTCAAACTAGACACAGAAAACCGTTCTGTATAGTTGGGGCTTTTTGGGTGGGGTTGGCAGGGGTCTTTGGGTTTGTTGGAACTACAACCTCAGAATGCGCAGATTGCCATTGTTTATCGCAAATGCATAAAACTTGTACATAACAAAAGGGGTTACGTAACAGTTTATGAAGAATTAATGATTACAAGGTCTTTAGCAGTGAAAGAACAAGAGAAACGTCATTCAGTTTTAATAtacctttaaaaatatatttgcaaataatGCTCTGTTTACACTGCCAGCGATTTTACAATTGAGTATAGTGCTGATAAAAATAAGATgttaaggcccattcacacaaAGGACgaattggaatcactttcaaaataatttttattagctgatgaatgataaaaaacaTTGCCAATAAGAATCCattctgctttaaagagcttgagcatttaaagaggCAGAGAACATAACTGGAGCATGTACTTATAACAAACTACATTATCGTgcattggtgtggacgctaatataaatttattattatagttatcttCCTTGGTGTTAATGGGCCTTAAATTTCAGCTTAAAAGAATCAGCTTTCTTTCTGCCAGAAATGAATGCCAACAATTTCAATTACATGGTTTtccatgcatttttaaaaagtgtgtcACTGTGGGCAATTGTATAGAACAGTGTCTTCACTCCTGTTGGTAGATGCTGCATGTTGAGcaccagaaaggtactaaagacattgttaaaatagtccacgtgactgcagtggttcaaccttaattttatgaagcgacgagaatactttttgtgcgcaacaataaaaactttaaaagtatcttctcttctgtgtcattctcctacgctgtttatgtaaatgtataGGTTTTTTCAGACCTTTCAATGTAATGGAAAAAATAAGCTCACGCAATTTACTTATGAACACGCCCGGAGACGACGGAAAAACacggagagcatcagctttcatttctgctctgacagacGCAAGACCACTGTGAACGCTGTAAGTGCATGTTAGAAAtaaggaatggtgagagaacattgtgtttggtacattttttgtcttcaaaccaaacttgggtctttaGCCGACAAACtttaaatcctgtctggctagcacacttcccataatgtttacgtgttaggtcagtaggcaggagagtaggtggtcttttgtgCTGTtggaacacattcgaccacatgagcgtctacACTACTGTAGGAAAGCAATCTGGTCAAATgagttttcgactacctctggaagtggccTTGTAATGTTTATGAACATCACCACCATTTAAGTTTCGTGATCTTACTTCTTATAAACTTTATGAATATTACTTTGTTGTGTTACTGAACACCCACATCTAGTCACGATTCAGTTTTATATCGCTTTGTTGCTTCATTGAAAATGAGCAATATGGTCATATTTTCTTGGTTTCATTGACTCAATCTCAACACATTTCTGGTCTTGGTTTTGACTTAAAGGAGCTGGTCTCAACTACAACACTGccttaaaacattacaaaattgGTTTGTTTGTTCCAGGTGAGCTTCACACGTGCTCTGCTTCTGCTCCCCAGGTTTGTGGCCCAGAATGTGATGCGTCTGCAGCGGCTGGGTGTGACACACATACTGAATGTCGCAGAGGGAAACTCTTTTATGCATGTGAACACCAATGCAGAGTTCTACACCGGAACTGGGATCACATACCACGGCATACAGGCCAATGACACTGAGCAGTTCAACATCAGTGCCTTCTTTGAGGAAGCGGCAGACTTCATTGATAAGGCTATGGCACATGGAAAAGGTTGGCTGCTCGTCCTTctatttttgtaacttttttgtcTTCTTTAGACCTACAGTATATAAATTAATTGTAAAGAAAGTATTTCCCATTCAACAACAAGACTATCCCAAGATATTACAGAAATCTTGTTCAGTTAAAATAACACAGATTGTTAATAATTCAtgaagtattaaaggtgccctagattcaaaaactgaatttacctcagcatagttgaataacaagagttcagtacatggggaatgacatacagtgagtctcaaactccattgtttcctccttcttttataaatttcatttgtttaaacgacctccgaggaacaggcaaatctcaacataacaccgactgttacgtaacagtcagggtgtacgcccccaatatttgcatatgccagtccatgttcaaggcattagacaagccagtattaatgtctggatgtgcacagctgaatcatcagactaggtaagcaagcaaggacaacagcgaaaaatggcagatggagcaatattaactgacatgatccatgatcacatgatatttttagtgatatttgtaaattgtctttctaaatgtttcgttagcatgttgctaatgtactgttaaatgtggttaaagttaccatcgtttcttactgtattcacagagacaagactgtcattattttcattttttaaacacttgcagtctgtataattcataaacacaacttcattctttataaatctctccaatagtgtgtaatgttagctttagccacgtagcactatcaaactcattcagaatcaaatgtaaacatccaaataaatactatacttacgccaTTTTgggggttatattagctgtgtgaactttgtttatggtgtttaaggcaagcgcgagctcttggggcgtggatcacgagatttaaaggggccgcataccctgaatcggcgcatttataatgataggcagttaaatttattaataaaaaaaaactatggggtattttgagctgaaacttcacagacacattcaggggacacttaagacttatattacatcttttgaaaacatgttctttggCACCTTTAAGCCTACAATGTCTTTGCAGAGATAAAATACATACATGACTATGCTGTGGTATTCATAACTTGACCTTTCTCTAACAAGCCAAGTTGCTTATTTTTACACCAACCCTTTTCCCTTATGCCAGCATTCTTGTATTTATCACtgttttttaatgcttttctcgcacaaacaacaaacaaaagtcaggacattaaaaatgaaaggaAAGAATACAGTAGATTTATTGAAATGTTATATGTATCCATGGATAATAATGCATCCCAAAGTGGACCTGGTAGTCCCTATACACACATTTTATCCCTAGATATCTCACACCAGTCGTTTTAATTGGTGCATTTAAACCCATCTTTTATGGCATGGATTTTATGCCATCTCCAACACAGAGGAGCAATTATAAAGCGTCTTAATTGCAAGTCATCTTGGCAGCAGGAGCCCAGTAAGCGGTAAATCAGACAGCAAGCCTGGGTCGAGGGAGGACACTAATCTTTTCACTTGAGAGCTTAAGCTGAAACAAAACCTCTagaatatatgctgccactTCGCAGCCCGGCTGAGCTCAGCTGTGACATTTGCGACAGCCATGCTTACAGTGGGCTTGATGTCATCTGGTGAATTTGCAGGCTGAATCACAATGAGCAGTGGGAGGGATAAAGGTCTGAGTGCTCCTGCTGCCTCTGAGTCACACTGAAtctgttttaaaaatatgctCTGCATAGGGGTGGGTCACGATGGCAGATTTGTTGACTAGTCTTAGAttctttcttgttttaagtgtagatgctttaaaggtgcactgcagatgatttttttgtttttttttgtgtgcaggATTCCATTACGTGAgtacctaaaaaaaaaacaaaaaaaaccactTTATTCTTGCCTTCCCTATACTGTGAGCCTAAAATGATTAATTATCTTGAGCAGTAGGGTCATAATTTTATGGGAAATCTCACttatacataaaatgcattttatgtaaatgACCTCACGCAAAATGGACGgccatgactgtttttttgaGGCTCTTGCAGCTTGAGGTTTTACAGTAGAATGGTGTGTCAAGTTAAAATAGTTAAATGTTTGAGTTAAATAGTTGAGATGCCATTCACGTTGCTATGGTCATGTTGGGGGTAACATGAgttaagtaatcagattacatttttcaagtaactagtaaagtaaaacattacttttaaatttacaaatattatctGAGTTAATTTTTCAaacaagtaacgcaagttactttgttttcccatttatgtacacctctcctgtccccatattgagagaaatcaggagtGAGGTGCAGATgtgttgtgtgtgctgtgtaaacatgatggtttttgtacactgtaaaaaaaatcccgttgtttctacggaaaaataccggcagctgtggttaccagaacaatactgtaaaaatgacatcaaaccgtaaacatacttacggagttacatgtgaattttacattttaaatatgtatatttaacattggatttcagtacactgtaaaaaaaatcccagtaaaatttacggtaaaataacatatttcattaactgatataatgttaatttaccaacctaatgaagtactaatatctgttttgtatctttattatacactgacagtcaccaaacacagtggtgatgagagtcacatgatgaatcaaagttcatcacaagcagcttttccacaagctgaggaggacaatactaatatatagaaggagcacacagtgtcattcacagacacactaaacaccatcatggtaacatgcatgaaattttaaaaatgcaataaacattaatttaacaacattagatgtaacataaaaccctaatgtacataactgattagaaaaaatgagaaaaactaagaagaaacagagttatttcaacaaaaatatatcaaatgtgaagtgtcacgcagggaattgtgggaatgtcaatttacggtttttcactgtaaattttacaatgaattgttatttttcactttcaaaaactgtgaatttaacggtattttaccgtaaaattacattaaatgtaccgttagatctattacagttattcaccgtatatagtacggaaactttctgtaaaccaattaacagtttttcaccgcagcatttttacagtcttttactgttaaaatcacggtcattttttacagtgtagttctAGACCAAGGGTGGCGAGCGtcggtcctggagagccacagtcctgcagagtttagctccaaccttgataaaaactcacctgcctaGTAACCcttaagaccttgattagcttgttcaggtgagtttgattagggttgaagcaaaactctgcaggactgtggctctccaggaccgaCGCTCGCCACCCCTGTTCTAGACTATGTGAGtaggcatttactcatctcacttgcacaaaaacaaattcagtattcctcaaattaaaggtgccctagattcaaaaattgaatttacctcggcatagttaaataacaagagttcagtacatggaaaagacatacagtgagtctcaaactacattgtttcctccttcttatataaatctcatttgtttaaaagaccaccgaagaacaggcgaatctcagcATAACACCgcctgttacgtaacagtcggggtgtacgcccccaatatttgcatatgccagcccatgttcccaacattatgaaaggcattagacaagggcagccagtaacgtctggatctacacaggtgaatcaacagactaggtaagcaagcaaggacaatagcaaaaaatggcagatggagcaataataactgacatgattcatgatatgatatttttagtgatatttgtaaattgtctttctaaatgtttcgttagcatgttgctaatgtactgttaaatgtggttaaagttaccatcgtttcttactgtattcacggagacaagagccgtcgctattttcatttttaaacacttgcagtctgtataatgcataaacacaacttcattctttataaatctctccaacagtgtaagcattagccattagccacggagcataacCTCAAacttcattcagaatcaatgtaaacatcaaaataaacactgtacttacgcgattagacatgctgcatgacgaacactttgtaaagatccattttgagggttatattagctgtttgaactttttttatgttgtttaaggcaagcgcaagctccgtgggcgtggagcacgagatttaaagggccacataccctgaatcggctcatttctaattatgccccaaaataggcagttaaaaaaatgaattaaaaaaaatctatggggtattttgagctgaaacttcacagacacattcaggggacaccttagacttatattacatcttttaaaaaaaaattctagggcacctttaaataaaaacagtgaaatggaAACTCGGAATATtacgcaaacctgcaataattaaatgttaaataacacagatatactttatgtatttaatctcactttattaaccattgtctttgctgctgacttttgatgatccaattcaaccatactattAAGCAAACtattaaacatcacatttttgtctatttttttattgctgaagtaagagtTTGAATTTTTTCATCCTGTGTCctattcttctgcaatccagaatggcaaTCCACAGCTAAAaggtttgagctgcgccctctactgttcaggcgtgaatttgcatttccttctgacaggcttattcatttcatttattgtgcaaaagggcctttacatttgccaaaaataaaacttttttaattaaaaaacaaacaagcaagcccagcccaggtgagaaaaagtagtGCAAAAGTAATGGAacagttagttacttttttaagggAGTAAcgcacattacttttaaatgttgGGAATTTTTCCTGCTTATTACAACTGTGAGTATGCTACATATACTGCAAATGTCAAAGCGCTCATTCTGAAATATGAATAAGATTTATGCTTTTTTAAGGTATGcgcatacattttaatttgccTTATACAGTTATTCACTGCTGttatattattatgttatgtgttagataatattgttttaatttgtaCACTTAATTCAAATTATTTGACATTGGTTTGGTTAACAGCATGTATTTCAATGCAGTTAATATAATGATTCAAACACTggttaaattaacatttatttaaagagacacTTAGGCATGCTACTAAAAACCAGAAAATTTGCATTGTCCTGCCTGTAGCTCTTTAATTATTATTCCTCAAATTCCTAAAGAGCCTGAAGTGGACATTGGTCCATAAGAACACATCAGGAAatgaaaaaacacacacaatttaTTCAGAGAAATATTGCTGGCTGTAATatagacttaaaggattagttcactttcaaatgaaaattaccccaagctttactcaccctcaagccatcctaagtgtatgtgactttcttctttctgatgaacacaatcagagttatattaataaatatcctgatgcatctgagctttataatggcagtgaacctggatcaacgagtatgagctgaagaaattgcctccatccatatccatccatcataaacatactccacacggctctggggggttaataaaggcgttttgaagtgaagcgatgcatttgtgtaaaaaaaaaaaaatccatatttaacaagttatgaagtaaaatatccgccagactgcctccgtattcaacttacgaagaaagtgtaaaactctcgcagttctctacgtcctacaccttccctagtcaacttacggaaaaagcttaactgacgtgACACCAGTTCCCTTTTTTCCGTaatttgaatatggaaggcggtctggtggaagctacatattttacttcataacttgttaaatatggatattttttttacacaaaacgcatcgcttcgcttcagaaggcctttattgacccaccggagctgtgtggagtacatttatgatggatggatgtggatggaggcactttcttcagctcatactcattgatcccacTCAGCCATTATAatgcttggatgcatcaggatatttattaatatatctcagattgtgttcatcagaaagaagaacgttatatacaccaaggatggcttgagggtgagtaaagcttggggtaattttcatttgaaagttaactaatcctttaaagacgtgaaatattatttcaattcaATTAATATTGTCCATCCGAGCAAGATGATTTGTACCAACCGGCCCAAGAACACATTCTATGTGAACATGCACATACTTAGAAACCAACTGGCTAGTCGATTTTGAAAATATGTAGTTTTGCATATCTGTAGCTCTGCATTGATCCACAGGGAGCAGAGATTTAGGAATCAATGAAGGCTATCTCTTTGACACATAAACAGCACAAAGACTCACAGGAGAACATAAGTAAGCGGGGCTGCTGGTGGAGGAGGCATCAGGTTTCAGATCCTCTGCTGTATCTGCCAAATAAGCACAGCAGAGGTTGGCAAGGTGAATTCCTCCAGGAGAGTGGGCAGGTCAATAATGAATGTGTacgtgtgtgtttgcatgtttgGAGGGGATTTGGCCTGAAGGTTGACTTGAGAAGGTTCGCAATGTAATATATTAGACGGATGTTGCAGAAGAGGCCACATTTGTATCCTCAAAGGATGAGATCTTGGGTAGCGCTCCAAACTCTGCCttattaaatcttttttttttattatttctcttCTAGGAAAGGTGTATGTTCACTGCCGTGAAGGCTACAGCCGTTCGCCCACTATCGTCATCGCTTACCTCATGCTCCGTCACAAGATGGATGTACGAGTTGCCACGGCTACAGTAAGACACAAGAGAGAGATCGGCCCGAATGATGGATTCCTCTGCCAGCTATGCCAACTCAATGAAAAGCTGGCGAAGGAGGGCAAGTTGAAGACCAAATGATAGAATGTGCTCTACCCCCATGTATACTCTCAAATGCAGGCGCACACAATCAAACTAGTGTGTACAATATTTCCTGTCCAAGTATATTAACAGAATGTATGCATACATCCAGAGCATATGCATGGAAGTATACAAAGTgtattcaaacacacacactttcacatacacactcacacgaGGTGTTGTCAGTATCCTGAATAATTACTCCTGCTTCCAGCTGGCTGGTAAAGGGAAATTTACTGGCATATCTGAATAATTAAGGCTGTAGAAGGAGCAAGGGTAGCATTTTATATGTCATTacaactgttttgtttttgcatattTCCCATGATAATCAGTGTCTGTTTTTCACCAGGTACACCTAAAGCATTCCAATTGCCAACTATTTGTATATCTCACAAATTCAACTTTTGGAGCATATTAGCCCAATCGTCATCTGTAAAGTAGAGCACAATCATCCAATGGGCTCCTATTTGCCAGAAATACTGCGATTGTTCATTCCTTTCCTATTTGTATGTGGGGAATATGATATTTAGGTataaaaaaagcatgaaaataCACCTTTTAACTAATTTACAGAACTATGGCCAGATTTTTTGATGGCTTTCCAGCATTTTAAATCAGGACTAAACAGGAGGACAAAACTGTTGTGTACCAGCACACAACCCATTCACTCTTTTAACACGAGATAAATTAACATTCCACAAATAGTAGCATACAATCAACAAGATATATCTACAACAAGCCAACCGTATGTTGTAGCTCGGATTCAACAGACGCTACAAACAGGTTCAACCCGGTTCTATGCAGCAGTGATAATGAATCAGCCCCATTAGATCTCTTTACTCTGGAATCACTGTCTCTCACTGCCAAGTCTCATGCCACATTTTGTCCACCACAAGATCACAATCAGCCTTGACCAGAGAGACACGTCCGATAGGTGGAGAGCCTCTGCCATGCCAACTGCCTAATGATGTGCCCTTACACAAGGTTTGTTACCCAGAGGCTTAGTGCGCCTTTACACTGCTAGTTTAAAGATCACAGGAAGGAATGCAAAGCGTGTCAGTGACGCCTGTGGAGCGTAGATGTTTAAAGGTAGTTGTTGAATTAGAGTAGGTTTACTTCGGGCCCAGCTTTGTCTTTAAAACGGCATCGGTTTAGCACTGGAATTGACGCGTTTTGCTGAACTGCTGACTTGTTTCaggttttaaaggggtcatatcatacatatttttatcATTCAATAATTTCCCCCGAGGTCCACTTATAACATTAGTCAAATTAAACAGGACGTTTTTGCGGCTGTGCCTTTAAGACTTCTATGTAAGCATCCTCTTTGCACATGAAACTAGTTTGATGAGTTACTGATGGTTGTACAGCATCTTTGCAGTAGGCTCACAAAATGGGCCGCATTGAAATGAAATTTTTTGATCAGACTGAAATACAGCAACAACACACAGAACATTTCTCTTATCGGAAGTTATTCTagtatttagaaataaaagtatCAATCTTAGTTTGCCCATATATCTTTTTCAGGACTGGTTGAGCCATGTTGATGTGTAAATGTTAAAGTATTGGCCTTTTTGAtgttaaacatttcaaaattagactttttttttttttttctttagcttGGCTTTAGTAAAGGGTGTTTTTGGATTGGGAAGTTTTGATTCCTTTAATTTA
Coding sequences within:
- the dusp3a gene encoding dual specificity protein phosphatase 3, producing the protein MKKHLSPAKGPLEVTVPDTEVTVQQLNKLLSNGSGFYSLPAQHFNEVFPRIYIGNAFVAQNVMRLQRLGVTHILNVAEGNSFMHVNTNAEFYTGTGITYHGIQANDTEQFNISAFFEEAADFIDKAMAHGKGKVYVHCREGYSRSPTIVIAYLMLRHKMDVRVATATVRHKREIGPNDGFLCQLCQLNEKLAKEGKLKTK